In the bacterium genome, GGACGCGCAGGCGCTTGCCCGTGAAGACGACCTCGCCGTCGGCCCTGTCGCGCCCCATGCCGACAAGAGCGGCCGTGCGCGCCAGACGCTTTCGCAGCCCGCGCGGCAAAGGCAAAGCCGACACGGGGATGCCGCACTCGCCGACGAGGTAGCGGTATTTTCCATTCTCGTCTTCGCGGCGGAAAAAGGCGTTGATCGACGGCCCGTGGCCGGCATCGGAAAGGGCGTGCGTCATGAGGGAGGCGGAGAGTAGATCGCCGTTCGGCGAAAACTGGCGGCCAAGATTCGGCGAGAGGCCCGGCAACGTGCCGTGGCGGTCGCGCGCCGCGAAAAGCAGGCGCAGGGTATTGAGCGTGCCGGCGGACAGCACGAGCCGCCGCGCCTCGACGTGGTGCTCGCGCCCCGTGCGGTGATCGCGATAGCGCACACCGTATCCCCACGATTCGCGGCCGATGGCGATCGCTTCGCACAAAGGGCGAAGCTCGGCGCCGTGGCTGATCGCCCACGGGATGTAGGTCAGATCGAGCGTCGTCTTGGCCGTCTCGTTGCAGCCGACGATGCACTCTCCGCAATAGTTGCAGGACTGCTGCGTAACGCCGGCGGCGTTCGTGACACGCCCGCGCGGATCGCCCGGCCGCGCGAACACGACGGCGAGATCGGGATATCGGACCTCGCCGGCGCCGGCCGCGCGGACCGCCTCCGCGAAACGCACGTTTTTTTCGGGCAGCTCGCGGATCGGTTCGGGGCGCTGCATCTCGCGCACGAGATCGTAATACGGTCGCATCTCGCCTGGGCTGATTTCCGGCGGAAAGGCGTCGAAAAAGTCGTCGTCCGGCGCGACCTGCATGTTGGTGTAGATGAGCGATCCGCCGCCGACGCCGCTGCCGGTGATGACGTCGAGCGTGTCGAACGCGTGGTATTCGAACAGGCCGTCGCTGTTGACGAGCCACTCGCCGCCTCGCCGGCCGACTTGCAGGCGCACGTTGCGAAGGAACTTGCGCGAGCGCGCCGCACCGCGCGGAAAGGGGCGATGATCGATGCTCGACCGTCCGGCGTGCGCCGGTCCCCACCACGGCCCGCGTTCCAGAACGAGCACGCGCATGCCCTTTTCCGCGCAGCGGGCGGCGGTCACGGAGCCGCCGAAGCCAGAGCCGATGACGATGATGTCGTATTTCATGGGCGGAAGATTCGCGTCTCACGAAGTTTGGAAAACGAAGGTGCAAGCCTTAGTCGTCGCGGCGCAAAGATCAAGTCTTTTCGGAAACGCGTTCGACGGTACACGGAGGACACGGGGAAGCCACGGAGGACACAGAGGATCGCAACGACCCGATGGTCGTTAGGTAATTAAGACTCCGTGTCCTCTGTGTCTTCTCGGTGCTCTCTGTGTACCGCCGAAAAATACGCCTCTTCTCACCGATACGCCTCGAGCACGCGGCGAGCGACAGGGGCGTAACGCGGATCGCCCGGGAAGCGTTCGAGAAGCTGCATAAAGATCTCGCGGGCTTCGGCCGGCCGGCCGAGTGCGACGAAATAGTCGCCAAGGCGCGCCATCGTCGCGGGCGTCTCCTTCGCGTCGGGGTTGGTTTCGAGGAAGCGCCGGTACCAGGCGACCGCGTTTTCCGGCTCGGCAAGCTGGTAGCGATACGTCGCCGCGAGCGTCAGCATCGCCTTGCGTCCCGCGGGCGACGCGGGCCTGTCGGCGGCCAGATCCGCGAGAGCCTTGACGCCTCCACCGAAGTCCGCCAGGGCCAGCGCGCGCCGGGCCTCGGCGAGCCGCTCATTGGCCTCGCGCACGTCCGCGATCTCTTCGGGCGCCGTCGGCGGCAGCGGCACCGCGACGGGCAGCGGTTCGGGTGGGCTCACGGTTCGTATCGCCTGCTTCACCCCGAGGATCGCGATCCAGGCGATCGCCGCGAGCACGAAGCCGCGCTTGATCTGGCGCAGCATCCACAGCACCGGCCGATGCGGCACGGGCGCGGGCAGATCGGGCATCGGGATGCGCCCGATGATGGGGTCGACGTTCGTGCCGTCAAAGGCAAGCGGCGCCTCGTCCGGATCCGCGCGCCGCAACGCCGCATTGGCGGCGATATCAAGGACGGAGGTTTCCTCGATGTCCGGCCTCGCGCGGGGAGCGGGGCGATGCGCGTTCCGGGCGCGCGACAAGGGGATGGG is a window encoding:
- a CDS encoding GMC family oxidoreductase N-terminal domain-containing protein, with the translated sequence MKYDIIVIGSGFGGSVTAARCAEKGMRVLVLERGPWWGPAHAGRSSIDHRPFPRGAARSRKFLRNVRLQVGRRGGEWLVNSDGLFEYHAFDTLDVITGSGVGGGSLIYTNMQVAPDDDFFDAFPPEISPGEMRPYYDLVREMQRPEPIRELPEKNVRFAEAVRAAGAGEVRYPDLAVVFARPGDPRGRVTNAAGVTQQSCNYCGECIVGCNETAKTTLDLTYIPWAISHGAELRPLCEAIAIGRESWGYGVRYRDHRTGREHHVEARRLVLSAGTLNTLRLLFAARDRHGTLPGLSPNLGRQFSPNGDLLSASLMTHALSDAGHGPSINAFFRREDENGKYRYLVGECGIPVSALPLPRGLRKRLARTAALVGMGRDRADGEVVFTGKRLRVRAGRATGPDVYAGIEADAERVLAHYAGRSVWHNLPSGRGNKRVGTVHPLGGAAIGRSTADGVVDHTGQVFGYPHLYVADGSLYPAAPGVPPSLTIAALAERQAALMSA
- a CDS encoding outer membrane protein assembly factor BamD, with translation PIPLSRARNAHRPAPRARPDIEETSVLDIAANAALRRADPDEAPLAFDGTNVDPIIGRIPMPDLPAPVPHRPVLWMLRQIKRGFVLAAIAWIAILGVKQAIRTVSPPEPLPVAVPLPPTAPEEIADVREANERLAEARRALALADFGGGVKALADLAADRPASPAGRKAMLTLAATYRYQLAEPENAVAWYRRFLETNPDAKETPATMARLGDYFVALGRPAEAREIFMQLLERFPGDPRYAPVARRVLEAYR